CTACCGCTGAGTAATAGTCCCCAAACGATACCAGTAAATATTGAACCAACAGCTACACTAAATAAAGGAATTGATTGCTTCGTGACGATCACACCTGCTAGTGCTGTAACTAGTATACATACTGATGATAATATCACCGTCATTAATAGATTACGTTTTGTTACAGGTTCATTCTTTATGTTTAATTGCATTGTATATACCATTGGTACTAGAACCCCGATAATTATAAATAGCGTCACTGTTTTTCCTCCAAATGATTGTACTTCGTAGGTATTATACACAAGAATTGTTAGTAATTCTATTAACTTTATTCATTTTCATCAAAATAACCTGCTTCAACTAAGCTTGTAAACTTATTATCACCAATAATAATATGATCCAACAAATCTATACCAAGTATCAAACCACATTCTTTTAATCTTAGTGTCGTCATGATATCTTCTTGTGAAGGTGTCACATCACCAGAAGGATGATTATGTACAGCTATGATTGCATTCGCATTTTCTCGAATTGCAATACTAAAAATTTCACGCGGGTGCACAATAGAACTATTTAATGTCCCTTTAAATACACACGCTTCTTTTATAACAATATTTTTTGAGTTCAATAATAAAATCATAAAATGTTCTTGTGGTAAATCTTTCATTGAAGCCATCATAAAATCAGCTACATCACTAGGTTGTGTTATTTTAACTCTGTTAATTTCTGAACGTCGACCCATACGCT
This is a stretch of genomic DNA from Staphylococcus roterodami. It encodes these proteins:
- the radC gene encoding DNA repair protein RadC; translated protein: MKIKEMVTSEMPRERLLSHGAKSLSNTELLAILINTGRKGFSSIDISNELLKATSNLNELKKASVNDLIQVKGIGLQKAITLKAAFELGERMGRRSEINRVKITQPSDVADFMMASMKDLPQEHFMILLLNSKNIVIKEACVFKGTLNSSIVHPREIFSIAIRENANAIIAVHNHPSGDVTPSQEDIMTTLRLKECGLILGIDLLDHIIIGDNKFTSLVEAGYFDENE